Proteins encoded by one window of Methyloterricola oryzae:
- the dcd gene encoding dCTP deaminase: MGIKSDSWIRRMALEQGMIEPFEAQQVRNLDGRRVISYGTSSYGYDIRCSSEFKIFTNINSAIVDPKNFDEDSFVDLQSDVCIIPPNSFALARTVEYFRIPRDVLTICLGKSTYARCGIIVNVTPLEPEWEGHVTLEFSNTTTLPAKIYANEGVAQVLFIGADEVCETSYRDRGGKYQGQTGVTLPKT, translated from the coding sequence ATGGGCATCAAATCCGACAGTTGGATCCGCCGCATGGCGCTGGAGCAGGGCATGATCGAGCCCTTCGAAGCCCAACAGGTGCGCAACCTGGACGGCAGACGGGTGATTTCCTATGGCACTTCCAGCTATGGCTACGATATCCGCTGCTCCAGCGAGTTCAAGATCTTCACCAACATCAACTCGGCCATCGTCGACCCGAAGAACTTTGACGAGGACAGCTTCGTCGACCTGCAGTCGGATGTGTGCATCATCCCGCCCAATTCCTTCGCGCTGGCGCGGACGGTGGAGTACTTCCGCATTCCCCGCGATGTGCTGACCATTTGCCTGGGGAAGTCCACCTATGCGCGCTGCGGCATCATCGTCAACGTGACGCCACTGGAACCCGAGTGGGAGGGCCATGTGACCCTGGAGTTCTCCAATACGACCACCCTCCCGGCCAAGATCTACGCCAACGAGGGCGTGGCGCAGGTGCTGTTCATCGGCGCCGACGAGGTGTGCGAGACGTCTTACCGTGATCGCGGCGGCAAATACCAGGGCCAGACCGGCGTGACCCTGCCCAAGACCTGA